The proteins below come from a single Triticum aestivum cultivar Chinese Spring chromosome 5D, IWGSC CS RefSeq v2.1, whole genome shotgun sequence genomic window:
- the LOC123124946 gene encoding blue copper protein, whose product MASFSAALVALLLASCAVAAAATTFDVGDGHGWQTGVDYTAWTSDKTFAVGDKLVFNYTRKAHTVTEVNDSGYSACSGANSLSNDDSGATTVTLTMAGVHYFICDVTGHCPNGMKLTVTVTVAGGSTTGGTVPTGASGVSRGPAVSAAVAAAEGALVALALFS is encoded by the exons ATGGCGTCTTTTTCTGCCGCCCTCGTCGCGCTGCTGCTCGCCAGCTGCGCCGTGGCGGCCGCGGCCACGACGTTCGACGTCGGCGACGGGCACGGCTGGCAGACCGGCGTCGACTACACGGCCTGGACGTCCGACAAGACCTTCGCGGTCGGCGACAAGCTAG TGTTCAACTACACTAGGAAGGCGCACACGGTGACGGAGGTGAACGACAGCGGCTACAGCGCCTGCTCGGGCGCCAACTCCCTGAGCAACGACGACAGCGGCGCCACCACCGTCACGCTCACGATGGCCGGCGTGCACTACTTCATCTGCGACGTCACGGGCCACTGCCCCAACGGCATGAAGCTCACCGTCACCGTGACGGTCGCCGGGGGCTCGACGACCGGAGGCACCGTCCCTACGGGCGCCTCCGGTGTGTCCCGCGGGCCGGCGGTGAGCGCCGCTGTCGCCGCTGCCGAGGGGGCTCTGGTCGCGCTCGCGCTCTTCTCATGA